The following are from one region of the Silene latifolia isolate original U9 population chromosome 9, ASM4854445v1, whole genome shotgun sequence genome:
- the LOC141600799 gene encoding uncharacterized protein LOC141600799 — protein sequence MDFIVGLPRTQHGNNIIWVIVDRLTKSTHFIPMKDTWSKFQLANGYRMHVVRLHGLSKDIVSDRDARSLVCWDDNVEAVVLGPQMVQDMIEQLHLIRQKMKAAQDRQKSYAYLHRRDIEFEVGDKVLLKVSPMHGVMRFGKREKLSQKFVGPYEILDRIGEVAYRIALPPALDRVYNVFHTY from the exons atggacttcattgtggggttaccgaGGACTCAGCATGGTAATAATAtaatttgggtgattgttgatcgccTGACAAAGTCAACTCATTTTATCccaatgaaggatacttggagtaagtTTCAGCTGGCTAATGGATACAGAATGCATGTAGTAAGACTACACGGGCTATCAAAGGATATTGTgtctgatagagatgcgag GAGTCTAGTGTGTTGGGATGATAATGTTGAAGCTGTGGTTTTGGGACCACAAATGGTACAAGATATGATTGAGCAGCTACAtttgattcgacaaaagatgaagGCAGCTCAGGatcggcaaaagagttatgcgtaTTTGCATCGAAGAGATATTGAGTTCGAGGtgggtgacaaggttcttttaaaagtgtcacctatgcacGGCGTTATGAGGTTTGGCAAGAGAGAGAAGTTGAGCCAGAAATTTGTAGGACCTTATGAGATACTAGATCGGATAGGTGAAGTGGCTTACCGaatagctttaccaccagctctTGATCGGGtgtataatgtgtttcat acttattaa
- the LOC141600800 gene encoding uncharacterized protein LOC141600800: MCYILGANPPWALVEDYIYTVWGRFGVERVSFLDNGVFLVRFTKNEDRDALLQSGYYLYDNKPIVIKPWTVDMELVKAKVDVVPVWVKLFNVPLKFWGSCLPAIAGLVGKFVKKDQDTHEKVRLSYARVMVELAMDQPLPAKVKFLDESGNLVFVPVEYEWKPISCTSCNGIGHNATQCKRPVKKPSKPKQKAKQVWKPVQIDKVQVAVVNPVSNSPILTPTNFPPLHTVRSVPIQSTPAKNIMRLNRQENVVGHIHMVVTSRADNKTFKLTMVYAFNGLEERVALWNILKEISLDCALFTWYNKQNPADRVYNRLDRAMGNQAWLEEFGDNYAHFHPEGLFDHCPCTVLTTHSTLGGKKNFKYFNMWGSASQFKNIVENVWSIHVQRTKMFSIIKKLKALKPALKSLNKCCFSDIENSTTIATVALENIQKMLVENPGDIVLLQQEMDMAHDLKELISARDSFLIQKAKVQWSLEGDLNTNYFHHAIKKRIYLNKVFQIEDMTGRSCTDGDSIQAAFLEYYQSLLGSQTETEKVNLTVVRNGACCTAEHWNILSKPVTAEEVKQCLFSIPKGKSPGPDGYGSQFFRDAWEIIGDEICVAVQNFFDTGKLLTQINATIITLIPKMERPETVKHYRPISCCNVIYKTISKLLCARLAVILPDIINRNQGAFVKGRSILENIFICQDLVRLYNRGMASPRCMFKMDLHKAYDTIEWKFVDQMLSALKFPPKFHQLIMACLTSPTYTLNLNGAHFGYFPGKRGLRQGDPISPLLFCICMEYLSRIMHYAANTWHFRYHTLCKSLKLTHLLFADDLLMFCKGDSQSIMLLLRVMATFSAASGLKVNAAKSEVVFNGVAANLKADIIQVSGFQEGTLPFKYLGIPIQPGRLLRRDCKILTDKIVRKIRGIGARKLSYAGRLVLINFVLNTLHNYWASIFLIPKCVIHQIEAICRNFLWDNSSEYNRAPLVAWNDICHTKREGGLGIKNAGVWNVASVGKLVHWLYTKADRLWELWIDHVYLKGADWELLSGGYQGHHWTGQPTGTGYTVSSGYCWLQGTHPHVQWYSDVWSIWNIPKHAFIGWLVQRKALNTRVKLARLSLCISDRCFLCEAAAESHKHLFTDCVYTSKVNTGVENWLHLTLTGSVGYTKLQRKICRLAKMAIWYNIWYVRNICRLEHKVKKPEYVVSEIIAQVRQRIVHKIDSIEKLKNRDWLVKLNICLM, from the exons ATGTGTTACATCTTGGGTGCAAACCCCCCCTGGGCTTTGGTTGAGGACTATATTTATACTGTCTGGGGTAGGTTTGGAGTGGAACGAGTCTCGTTTTTGGATAATGGAGTATTTCTTGTTAGATTTACTAAGAATGAGGATAGGGATGCTCTGCTGCAGTCTGGATATTATCTCTATGATAACAAGCCTATTGTTATTAAGCCATGGACTGTGGATATGGAGCTTGTTAAGGCAAAAGTTGATGTTGTTCCTGTATGGGTGAAATTGTTTAATGTTCCTCTGAAAttttggggaagttgcttaccaGCAATTGCTGGATTAGTGGGTAAATTTGTTAAAAAAGACCAAGACACTCATGAAAAAGTTAGGCTTAGTTATGCTAGGGTAATGGTGGAATTGGCTATGGACCAACCCTTGCCTGCAAAAGTCAAGTTCTTGGATGAATCAGGGAATTTGGTTTTTGTGCCTGTGGAGTATGAGTGGAAACCTATCTCATGTACTAGCTGTAATGGGATAGGGCATAATGCTACACAGTGTAAGAGACCAGTTAAGAAACcttcaaaaccaaaacaaaaggcCAAACAGGTTTGGAAGCCTGTTCAAATAGACAAGGTTCAAGTAGCTGTTGTGAATCCTGTGAGCAATTCTCCTATTCTAACACCTACCAATTTTCCTCCTCTTCACACAGTTAGATCTGTACCTATACAATCTACTCCAGCAAAGAATATTATGAGATTGAATAGGCAGGAGAATGTTGTGGGG CATATTCATATGGTGGTAACATCTAGAGCTGATAATAAGACCTTTAAGCTCACAATGGTTTATGCTTTTAATGGTTTGGAGGAAAGGGTGGCTTTATGGAATATTTTGAAAGAGATTTCCCTTGATT GTGCTTTGTTTACCTGGTATAATAAGCAAAACCCTGCTGATAGAGTCTATAACAGGCTGGATAGGGCAATGGGTAATCAAGCTTGGCTGGAAGAATTTGGGGATAATTATGCACACTTTCATCCTGAGGGTTTGTTTGACCACTGCCCCTGTACAGTATTGACTACTCACTCTACTTTGGGGGGTAAGAAAAATttcaagtattttaatatgtggggctCTGCTAGTCAGTTTAAGAATATTGTTGAGAATGTGTGGAGCATTCATGTTCAAAGGACAAAGATGTTTTCTATTATTAAGAAGCTGAAAGCTTTGAAACCTGCTTTGAAAAGTCTGAATAAGTGCTGCTTTTCTGATATAGAAAACAGCACTACTATTGCAACAGTGGCCCTTGAAAATATTCAGAAGATGCTGGTTGAGAACCCTGGTGACATTGTTTTACTACAGCAGGAGATGGATATGGCCCATGACTTGAAGGAACTTATTTCAGCTAGGGATAGTTTTTTGATTCAGAAAGCCAAGGTCCAATGGTCTTTGGAAGGAGATCTAAATACTAATTACTTTCACCATGCTATTAAAAAAAGAATTTATCTTAATAAGGTGTTCCAAATTGAGGATATGACTGGAAGATCTTGTACTGATGGTGATTCTATTCAGGCTGCTTTCCTTGAATATTATCAATCTCTTCTGGGGTCTCAGACTGAGACTGAGAAAGTGAACCTGACTGTTGTGAGGAATGGAGCTTGCTGTACTGCTGAACATTGGAATATTTTGAGCAAGCCTGTTACTGCTGAGGAGGTTAAGCAGTGTTTGTTTAGCATCCCTAAGGGGAAATCCCCTGGACCTGATGGTTATGGGAGTCAATTTTTTAGAGATGCTTGGGAGATTATTGGTGATGAGATTTGTGTTGCAGTGCAAAATTTCTTTGATACTGGCAAATTGTTGACTCAGATTAATGCTACCATCATTACTCTTATCCCTAAGATGGAAAGACCTGAGACTGTTAAGCACTATAGACCTATTTCCTGTTGTAATGTGATTTACAAAACTATATCCAAGCTGCTGTGTGCTAGGCTTGCTGTTATTTTGCCTGACATCATCAACAGGAATCAAGGAGCCTTTGTGAAAGGGAGAAGCATCCTTGAAAACATCTTTATTTGCCAAGATTTGGTCAGGCTTTACAATAGGGGTATGGCTTCTCCTAGGTGTATGTTTAAAATGGATTTGCACAAGGCTTATGATACTATAGAGTGGAAGTTTGTGGATCAAATGCTGTCAGCTCTTAAATTTCCTCCTAAATTCCATCAGTTGATAATGGCTTGTCTTACTTCTCCTACCTACACTTTGAACTTGAATGGTGCTCATTTTGGTTATTTCCCTGGAAAGAGGGGTTTAAGGCAAGGAGACCCTATTTCTCCTCTCTTATTTTGCATTTGTATGGAGTATCTCTCAAGAATTATGCATTATGCTGCTAATACTTGGCATTTCAGATATCATACCCTATGCAAGAGTCTAAAACTGACTCATCTTCTATTTGCTGATGATTTACTGATGTTTTGCAAAGGGGACAGTCAGTCTATCATGTTGCTCCTTAGAGTAATGGCTACCTTCTCTGCAGCTTCTGGCCTGAAAGTCAATGCTGCCAAGTCTGAGGTTGTCTTCAATGGAGTAGCTGCTAACTTGAAAGCTGATATCATTCAGGTCTCAGGGTTCCAGGAAGGTACATTGCCTTTTAAATACTTGGGAATCCCAATTCAACCTGGCAGGCTTTTAAGGAGGGACTGTAAAATTCTCACTGATAAAATTGTAAGGAAAATTAGAGGTATTGGGGCAAGGAAGCTCAGCTATGCAGGCAGACTGGTTCTCATTAATTTTGTGCTGAATACCTTGCATAACTATTGGGCATCTATCTTTCTTATTCCTAAGTGTGTGATTCATCAAATTGAAGCTATTTGCAGGAATTTTTTATGGGACAATAGCTCTGAATACAATAGGGCTCCTTTGGTTGCTTGGAATGATATTTGCCATACTAAGAGGGAAGGAGGACTAGGGATTAAAAATGCTGGGGTGTGGAATGTGGCTAGTGTGGGGAAGTTGGTGCACTGGCTGTATACTAAAGCTGATAGGTTATGGGAATTATGGATTGATCATGTTTACCTCAAAGGAGCTGACTG GGAGCTTCTGTCTGGTGGTTATCAGGGTCATCACTGGACTGGGCAACCTACTGGTACTGGTTATACTGTTAGTTCTGGATACTGTTGGTTACAGGGCACACACCCTCATGTCCAATGGTACTCTGATGTTTGGAGTATATGGAATATACCTAAGCATGCATTTATAGGATGGTTGGTTCAGAGGAAGGCTCTTAATACTCGTGTTAAACTAGCAAGACTGAGCCTGTGCATCTCTGATAGATGTTTTTTGTGTGAAGCAGCTGCTGAGTCTCATAAGCATCTGTTTACAGACTGTGTCTACACTTCTAAGGTGAATACTGGAGTTGAGAATTGGTTGCACCTTACTCTTACTGGTAGTGTTGGTTATACCAAGCTTCAGAGGAAGATTTGTCGTTTGGCTAAGATGGCAATTTGGTATAATATATGGTATGTCAGGAACATTTGCAGATTGGAACATAAAGTGAAGAAGCCTGAGTATGTTGTATCTGAGATCATAGCACAAGTTCGTCAAAGAATTGTTCACAAGATAGATAGCATAGAGAAGTTAAAGAATAGAGATTGGTTAGTCAAGTTAAATATTTGTCTCATGTAA